CATTCGTGAAATCGATGCGGACGCGCGCGCCTACGTCCGCTCACTACTATCATAAAGGTGGTTGAAACGTTGGAATCGATCATTTCATTTATCGTCGTCTTTGGTGCCCTCGTCTTTTTTCACGAGCTCGGCCACTTGCTGCTAGCAAAACGGGCCGGCATTTTGTGCCGCGAATTTGCCATCGGCTTCGGACCGAAAGTGTTTTCGTTCAAGAAAAACGAAACGGTGTACACGATCCGCCTGCTCCCGCTTGGCGGCTTCGTCCGCATGGCCGGTGAAGACCCGGAGACGATTGAATTGAAGCGTGGGCAAGTCGTCGGTCTTTTGCTTGATGAGAGCGGCCAAGTGGAAAAAATCGTCCTCAACCATAAGGACGATTATCCGAATATCCGCGTAGTGGAAGTGGAAGAGGCCGATTTAGAGCATGGCATGTATGTGACCGGCTATACGGACGGCGAGCGGTTCGAGCGGTTTACGGTCAAGGAGCCGGCGTTTTTCGTCGTCGACCGCCAAGAGATTCAAATTGCTCCGTACCATCGCCAATTTGCGGCAAAAACGCTCGGGCAGCGAACGATGACGATTTTGGCCGGACCGCTCGCCAACTTTCTCTTGTCGCTCGTTGTCTTTATCATCATCGGTCTTTTGCAAGGCTATCCGGTCGACAAGCCGGTGATCGGCGAGCTGACGCCGGAAGGAGCGGCGCGCGCCGCCGGCTTGAAGCAAGGGGATGAAGTGATCGCCATTAACGGCGAACGGATGGAAACATGGACGGAAATCGTCAACACGATTCGCGCCCATCCGGGAGAACCGCTTCAGTTTCAAATTGAGCGGAATGGGAAAGAACGGAGTGTGACGGTCACTCCGGAGGCGAAAACGGTGCAAGGGGAGACGATCGGCTTGATCGGCGTCTATCAGCCGATGGAAAAATCGGTGTTGGGCTCGATCAAGCAAGGGCTGGTTGAGACGTATTACTGGACGCGGGAAATTGTAACGGGGCTCGGCCAATTGATCACCGGCCAGTTTCAGCTTGACATGCTGTCCGGACCGGTCGGCATCGCCGTATCGACCGGCAAAGTGGCTGAGTCTGGGATCTACTACTTGATGAAATGGGGCGCGATTTTAAGCATCAACCTGGGGATTGTCAACTTGTTGCCATTGCCGGCGCTAGACGGCGGGCGGCTCCTCTTTTTCGCCATTGAAGCGGTGCGCGGCAAGCCGGTCGACCGGCAAAAAGAAGGAATGGTCCATTTTATCGGCTTTGCCTTGCTTATGTTGCTTATGCTTGTGGTGACATGGAATGACATTCAAAAATTTTTCCTATAGAGAGAAAACGAGGTGGCTAATGGATGAGACAAAGTCAAGCATTTATTCCGACGTTGCGTGAAGTGCCGGCGGATGCGGAAGTGAAAAGCCATCAGCTCCTGCTGCGGGCCGGCTTCATTCGTCAAAGCGCAAGCGGCGTCTATACGTTTTTGCCGCTCGGGCAGCGTGTTTTGCAAAAAGTGGAAGCGATCATCCGTGAGGAGATGAATCGTATCGGGGCGATGGAGCTTCTCATGCCGGCCTTGCAGCCAGCTGAGCTTTGGCAGCAGTCCGGCCGCTGGTACTCGTACGGGCCGGAGCTGATGCGCTTAAAAGACCGGCACGAGCGCGATTTCGCCCTCGGGCCGACGCATGAGGAAATGATCACGGCGATCGTCCGCGACGAGGTGAAAACGTACAAGCGGCTGCCGCTTGTCTTGTATCAAATCCAAACGAAATTCCGTGATGAAAAGCGTCCGCGTTTTGGGCTGTTGCGCGGCCGCGAGTTCATGATGAAAGACGCCTACTCGTTCCATACGTCGAAAGAAAGCTTGGATGAAACGTACAACAACATGTATGAGGCGTATGCGAACATTTTCCGCCGCTGCGGATTGAACTTCCGCGCCGTCATCGCCGACTCGGGGGCGATTGGCGGCAAAGATACGCATGAGTTTATGGTGCTCTCGGACATCGGCGAAGATACGATCGCCTACTCCGATGCGTCTGACTATGCCGCCAACATCGAGATGGCGCCGGTCGTGGCGACGTACGAAAAAAGCGATGAGCCGCCAGCCGAATTGAAAAAAGTGGCGACGCCGGGGCAAAAAACGATCGCTGAAGTCGCTTCGCACTTACAAATATCGCCGGAGCGCTGCATCAAATCGCTTTTGTTCAATGTGGACGGCCGCTATGTGCTCGTTCTCGTCCGCGGCGATCATGAAGCGAACGAGGTGAAGGTGAAAAACGTGCTCGACGCGACGGTCGTCGAATTGGCGACGCCGGAAGAAACGGAGCGGGTGATGAACGCTCCAATTGGTTCGCTCGGCCCGATCGGCGTCAGCGAAGACGTCACTGTGATCGCGGACCATGCTGTCGCCGCCATCGTCAACGGCGTTTGCGGCGCGAACGAGGAAGGATACCATTACATCGGAGTCAACCCGGGCCGCGATTTTGCCGTCAGTCAATACGCCGATTTGCGCTTCGTAAAAGAAGGCGACCCGTCTCCAGATGGCAAAGGGACGATCCGCTTTGCCCGCGGCATTGAAGTCGGGCATGTGTTTAAGCTGGGGACAAAATACAGCGAAGCGATGAACGCCGTCTATTTGGATGAAAACGGCCAAACGCAGACGATGATCATGGGTTGCTACGGCATCGGCGTATCAAGATTGGTGGCCGCAATCGCCGAACAGTTTGCTGACGAACACGGGCTTGTGTGGCCGGCTTCGGTCGCACCGTTTCACATCCATTTGCTTACAGCG
Above is a window of Geobacillus thermoleovorans DNA encoding:
- the rseP gene encoding RIP metalloprotease RseP; amino-acid sequence: MVETLESIISFIVVFGALVFFHELGHLLLAKRAGILCREFAIGFGPKVFSFKKNETVYTIRLLPLGGFVRMAGEDPETIELKRGQVVGLLLDESGQVEKIVLNHKDDYPNIRVVEVEEADLEHGMYVTGYTDGERFERFTVKEPAFFVVDRQEIQIAPYHRQFAAKTLGQRTMTILAGPLANFLLSLVVFIIIGLLQGYPVDKPVIGELTPEGAARAAGLKQGDEVIAINGERMETWTEIVNTIRAHPGEPLQFQIERNGKERSVTVTPEAKTVQGETIGLIGVYQPMEKSVLGSIKQGLVETYYWTREIVTGLGQLITGQFQLDMLSGPVGIAVSTGKVAESGIYYLMKWGAILSINLGIVNLLPLPALDGGRLLFFAIEAVRGKPVDRQKEGMVHFIGFALLMLLMLVVTWNDIQKFFL
- a CDS encoding proline--tRNA ligase gives rise to the protein MRQSQAFIPTLREVPADAEVKSHQLLLRAGFIRQSASGVYTFLPLGQRVLQKVEAIIREEMNRIGAMELLMPALQPAELWQQSGRWYSYGPELMRLKDRHERDFALGPTHEEMITAIVRDEVKTYKRLPLVLYQIQTKFRDEKRPRFGLLRGREFMMKDAYSFHTSKESLDETYNNMYEAYANIFRRCGLNFRAVIADSGAIGGKDTHEFMVLSDIGEDTIAYSDASDYAANIEMAPVVATYEKSDEPPAELKKVATPGQKTIAEVASHLQISPERCIKSLLFNVDGRYVLVLVRGDHEANEVKVKNVLDATVVELATPEETERVMNAPIGSLGPIGVSEDVTVIADHAVAAIVNGVCGANEEGYHYIGVNPGRDFAVSQYADLRFVKEGDPSPDGKGTIRFARGIEVGHVFKLGTKYSEAMNAVYLDENGQTQTMIMGCYGIGVSRLVAAIAEQFADEHGLVWPASVAPFHIHLLTANAKSDEQRALAEEWYEKLGQAGFEVLYDDRPERAGVKFADSDLIGIPLRVTVGKRAGEGVVEVKVRKTGETFDVPVSELVDTARRLLQS